From Gemmatimonadota bacterium, one genomic window encodes:
- a CDS encoding response regulator transcription factor has product MSQPIRIVVADDHPVVRDGLIAMLQTQSDFEVIGEAGDGAEALHMVAERTPDVLLLDLEMPRVDGIETLQRLGEQGSSVRVIVFTVFDTDERIVSAMRAGAKGYLLKGAPRDDVFRAVRVVNEGGSLLEPLIASKLLDSVNNPDALTARQKEVLHLLATGLLNKEIADQLNISERTVKFHVSEILGKLGAGNRTEAAAIAMQRGLI; this is encoded by the coding sequence ATGAGCCAACCCATTCGCATTGTCGTTGCAGACGATCATCCCGTTGTGCGCGATGGCCTGATTGCCATGCTACAGACCCAATCCGATTTTGAGGTCATAGGAGAAGCTGGCGACGGCGCAGAAGCATTGCACATGGTCGCCGAACGCACCCCCGATGTGCTATTGCTCGATCTGGAGATGCCGCGCGTGGATGGTATTGAGACGCTCCAGCGACTGGGAGAACAGGGAAGCAGCGTGCGGGTAATCGTATTTACGGTCTTTGATACGGACGAGCGCATTGTATCGGCAATGCGGGCTGGCGCAAAAGGCTATTTGCTCAAAGGCGCGCCTCGAGACGATGTGTTTCGCGCCGTGCGCGTGGTAAACGAAGGCGGGTCCCTGCTCGAACCCCTCATCGCTTCCAAGCTATTGGACAGCGTGAACAATCCCGATGCATTGACCGCGCGGCAAAAAGAAGTGCTACACCTGTTGGCAACGGGATTATTGAACAAGGAAATCGCCGATCAACTCAACATTTCCGAACGCACGGTAAAATTTCACGTCAGCGAAATCCTGGGCAAACTCGGCGCGGGCAACCGCACAGAAGCCGCCGCAATTGCGATGCAGAGAGGACTGATATAG
- a CDS encoding outer membrane beta-barrel protein yields the protein MQHLRRSIVIGTLALVALNFPAPIFGQTTIGIGGGMSRASASGNFDGADVDTRTGIKLGASATIPIQDKFSLRIGGDYVQKGYGLSADLEGLSISADVSLDYIEFSGLGVVNLTPPESSASVYVLAGPVIGINVKCEAAGEDCGDDGDGPNTLDLGITGGIGTEMAMSEGMTFSVELLYTLGLLSIAEGEDVKNRAISLQVGVGFPIGK from the coding sequence ATGCAACACCTGCGTAGATCTATCGTTATAGGTACCCTGGCTCTGGTAGCCCTGAACTTTCCCGCCCCTATTTTCGGCCAGACCACAATCGGCATTGGGGGTGGTATGAGTCGGGCGTCTGCAAGTGGGAACTTTGATGGCGCAGATGTGGATACGCGAACCGGCATCAAACTCGGTGCTTCTGCGACTATCCCAATACAGGACAAATTCAGCCTTCGAATCGGTGGCGACTATGTGCAGAAGGGTTATGGTCTTAGTGCAGATTTAGAGGGTCTTAGTATCAGTGCAGATGTAAGTTTGGATTACATCGAATTTTCGGGCCTGGGTGTCGTCAACCTCACGCCACCCGAGAGCTCAGCTTCTGTGTATGTGCTCGCCGGACCGGTGATAGGGATCAATGTCAAGTGCGAAGCTGCAGGTGAGGATTGCGGTGATGATGGAGATGGACCCAATACCCTGGACCTTGGCATTACAGGAGGGATCGGTACTGAGATGGCGATGTCCGAAGGGATGACATTCTCAGTCGAGTTGCTGTACACTTTGGGGCTCCTGTCGATTGCTGAAGGAGAGGATGTTAAGAACCGAGCCATTTCTCTCCAGGTCGGCGTCGGCTTTCCTATCGGAAAATAG
- a CDS encoding response regulator, whose translation MPDPFHGKIQECGEYMDKQKILIVDHEPHVISALERFLRDKSYEIFTAENGHKSLEILHKEKIDLAVVEAQVEDMDGITLLTHVQAEKIQTAILIMTSLRSAELGEQLIKAGAVSVLDKPIARDRFLTKVKRYMPSQYMWKDRLESFLEDNYSNPDLKFEDVMHYFRFSKTYGYELFKKYFDKSFRMCLRNVRLTKAEEALKHTSDSISEIAYRCGFTSLSTFSRVFKAKYGNNPTTYRKFHFRNYLSMWFYVLIDF comes from the coding sequence ATGCCCGATCCCTTTCACGGCAAAATTCAAGAATGCGGGGAATATATGGACAAGCAGAAAATTCTGATTGTAGATCATGAGCCACATGTAATCTCAGCACTTGAAAGATTCCTGAGAGACAAATCGTATGAAATATTCACTGCTGAAAATGGGCACAAAAGCCTTGAAATTTTGCACAAGGAGAAAATTGACCTGGCTGTGGTTGAGGCACAGGTAGAGGATATGGATGGGATAACACTGCTGACGCATGTGCAGGCAGAGAAAATTCAGACAGCTATACTGATCATGACGAGTTTGAGATCCGCAGAATTGGGCGAGCAACTGATCAAGGCCGGTGCCGTGAGTGTACTTGATAAACCCATAGCGAGAGATAGATTTTTGACCAAAGTAAAAAGATATATGCCATCACAGTATATGTGGAAAGACCGGTTGGAATCATTTCTGGAAGATAATTACAGCAACCCAGATCTGAAATTTGAAGACGTCATGCACTATTTCAGGTTCTCTAAGACCTATGGATATGAATTGTTCAAAAAATATTTTGACAAATCATTCAGGATGTGCCTGCGGAATGTGCGCCTGACAAAGGCTGAAGAAGCGTTGAAGCACACATCCGATTCCATTTCAGAAATTGCCTATCGGTGTGGTTTTACGTCCTTATCGACTTTTAGCAGGGTTTTCAAAGCGAAGTATGGAAATAACCCAACCACATATCGGAAATTCCATTTCAGAAACTACTTATCTATGTGGTTTTACGTCCTTATCGACTTTTAG
- a CDS encoding helix-turn-helix transcriptional regulator — MLSQDMWKNRLESFLEDNYTNPDLKFEDVMHHFRFSKTYGYELFKKHLGESFRMCLRNVRLTKAEEALKHTSDSISEIAYQCGFAYLSTFSRVFKATYGESPTTYRRKWKLEQISKQ; from the coding sequence ATGCTTTCACAAGATATGTGGAAGAACCGGTTGGAATCATTTCTGGAAGACAATTACACCAATCCAGACCTGAAATTTGAAGACGTCATGCACCATTTCAGGTTCTCTAAGACCTATGGATATGAATTGTTCAAAAAACATTTGGGAGAATCATTCAGGATGTGCCTGCGGAATGTGCGCCTGACAAAGGCTGAAGAAGCGTTGAAGCACACATCCGATTCCATTTCAGAAATTGCCTATCAGTGCGGCTTTGCGTACTTATCGACGTTTAGCAGGGTTTTCAAAGCGACGTATGGAGAAAGCCCAACGACATATCGCAGAAAATGGAAACTGGAACAAATTTCGAAACAGTAG